One window from the genome of Chloroherpetonaceae bacterium encodes:
- a CDS encoding Clp protease N-terminal domain-containing protein: MQFNPNKFTLRAQEAFQEAAELASKNGQQTIEPEHLLYSLLLGNDKIGFQLLEKLGVQTEAVLQILTREINRFPKVTGASVSGQYLAQKLSQILDEASKLSESMKDEYVSSEHLLLSIADSPTNAGSILRDSGAKKDALLKSLADIRGAQRITDQNAEDRYNALKKFSRDLNDLAKKGKLDPVIGRDEEIRRVLQILSRRTKNNPVLIGEPGVGKTAIAEGIAQRIVSGDVPENLKSKLIHALDIAQLVAGSKFRGEFEERLKAVVKEVQDANGDVILFIDEIHLLVGAGATEGGMDAANILKPALARGELRCIGATTLDEYRKYIEKDAALERRFQTVMVGEPSIEDTVSILRGLKEKYEIHHGVRITDSALIAAAELSSRYIADRFLPDKAIDLIDEASSKLRLEIDSVPESLDKLNRDIRRLEIEREALRRELDIDRKS; the protein is encoded by the coding sequence ATGCAATTCAATCCCAATAAATTCACGCTAAGAGCCCAAGAAGCCTTTCAAGAAGCGGCTGAATTGGCCTCGAAGAACGGTCAACAAACCATTGAACCCGAGCACCTTCTTTATTCTCTCCTTCTTGGTAACGATAAAATAGGATTCCAACTTTTAGAAAAACTGGGAGTGCAAACCGAAGCCGTTCTTCAAATTCTCACCCGCGAAATCAATCGATTTCCGAAAGTCACCGGAGCGTCTGTTTCAGGTCAATATTTAGCTCAAAAACTATCACAGATACTCGATGAAGCGTCAAAACTTTCAGAATCAATGAAAGATGAATATGTGAGTTCAGAGCACCTTCTTTTGTCTATTGCTGATTCACCGACCAATGCCGGAAGCATTCTTCGCGATAGTGGAGCAAAAAAAGATGCCTTACTCAAGTCATTAGCCGATATTCGAGGTGCACAACGCATCACCGACCAAAATGCCGAAGACCGATATAACGCCTTGAAAAAATTCAGCCGTGATTTAAACGACCTTGCTAAAAAAGGAAAACTCGACCCTGTCATTGGCAGAGATGAAGAAATACGACGCGTGCTCCAAATTCTTTCTCGACGAACCAAAAATAATCCCGTTCTAATCGGTGAGCCCGGTGTGGGCAAAACGGCTATTGCTGAAGGAATCGCTCAACGCATTGTTTCCGGCGATGTCCCAGAAAACTTAAAATCAAAACTGATTCACGCGCTTGATATTGCGCAACTTGTAGCGGGCAGCAAGTTCAGAGGTGAATTTGAAGAGCGCCTGAAAGCTGTTGTTAAGGAAGTTCAAGATGCCAATGGAGATGTAATTTTATTCATCGATGAAATTCACTTGCTTGTAGGTGCAGGCGCCACGGAAGGCGGAATGGATGCTGCCAATATTCTCAAACCCGCTTTAGCGCGCGGCGAACTTCGTTGTATCGGCGCCACGACACTAGATGAATATCGAAAGTATATCGAAAAGGATGCTGCTTTAGAACGGCGATTTCAAACAGTGATGGTTGGAGAGCCCTCCATAGAAGATACGGTTTCGATTCTTCGAGGCTTAAAAGAAAAGTATGAAATTCATCACGGGGTAAGAATCACTGATTCGGCTCTTATTGCCGCAGCTGAACTATCAAGTCGGTATATCGCCGATCGCTTCTTGCCCGATAAAGCAATTGACCTGATTGATGAGGCCTCCTCAAAACTGCGCCTTGAAATCGATAGCGTGCCGGAATCGCTTGATAAACTCAATCGCGATATTCGACGACTTGAAATTGAACGCGAAGCATTACGCCGCGAACTCGATATCGATAGAAAATCATAA
- a CDS encoding S8 family serine peptidase — protein sequence MRKYFLIASLLLVIASNAIAQESRETYYNGSRVESLTPVYSQVFVKFRSTVSKAKAKSVVNASVSLMPLDESKIGAGNKVILSVKSDYRIGQKASQALQGIRQNPDVEAAYFAYTDKTGDVYYVTNEVIVAPLKGASTQFASVLSAGGYEVMERIGSGTDFETFIIRTSENPFKVSKALYESGYAKYAHPNFTQMATVASFQEKPSQEDPKKGKKVKKDTESASVIDEPLLRSPKGKGKVRVKSAATSVEKKDAEVFQTVEDLQRGEFPAVRPEQAKKVGSRNKELPSIFSTFTPNDPNYTSQWWLNNTGQFGGIPGSDVDAPEAWFLAQGDTNIVVSVWDAGGYDYTHYELEGKVINPYDAARDDNDPAPQNSNSNHGTPCTGIIAALTNNGRGVSSIGNGIKVMPVDIATVAPDANGSFGTDDATLTRAAARVVATPGVAAVSNSWGGGGVTAGRLAAVENVRLNARGGKGALVLASTGNGGTSTVNGYPANAPFVIGVGAITYRDRRASFSQWGDSLDVVAPGDFSGPSSGILTIDRRGADGYDAGDTTNFGGTSAACPVAAGLVGLIASADTNLTAAQLSQILESTSEKVAGYSFVNYPGRPNGTWNNELGYGRVNARRAIEAAQGKSGFSFLSPLPGTVWKTGASETVRWATSGTVSGNVKLLLKKAGTVVDTISLSSDNNGTATYTVKSDLALGADYTVQISNQSGTVSATSAPFGVSNSKAFRETYPLSFVNSTIGTYTDLGANGNAITPANNDDSNSDPVPIGFDFNYAGNVFSSFVLNTNGFVKLGSSPTSKPDLFPAGIRDQTTVGSALWSTDTADVNILSPFNVDLIGTDSVEYRVFTSGSAPNRVTTVQFKNVREKKDTSATLGVRQYTAMNFQVKLYETTNNVEFSYGAFTPNTNPGEFRTAVVGMKSVSPAEGVSVFKGSGTAWNAAGILTEGSDRANYRNNVNIANGQRYLFVNSQNAPTPVKLVVQTIPSRPIINQPFSAVVQVQSADGTPTNVTGETTVQVSVTNGTGNFTGTASVTFYPWDNTKTITGLRYDKAETGLNFNATVASGPSLTAASIPLTVRATPARLNFNQNLVSNTQGTYTELGSADGTVIATANTDDANSAPISIGFPFVFRGSTFNEFVFNTNGFIKLGSDAPSKANLFIETPQDQTGLNGAIASIAEADSNIISVLNHDLQAGTLGAEYRVHTTGTEPNRVTTIQWKNVRDKNRTGITTPGLQFNNVNFQLKLYETSNDVEFVYGTFTGSTSTGAFRTFGVGLKGADTVGTQVIILQKGSGTAWASALIQRFAAGTLNMSRTATAGLPTSGRTIRFVSEKPPTFVQVVPIGGTVSAGQEFTLTARTFDNANFRQGVTTETQLSVSVASGSATLGGTTTVTLQPGQSEAIFTGLTLNTSSSDSVSLQVSASSGMTLTAGTSNRFLVSVSLPNGVSENFTATTFPPTGWQVANPDAGSITWGRSTAGFPTGGSAFMNHWDYEEVGERDTLKTPLFLVSNNVGLGFEVAYSTFTDAPDTLEVWASLDSGKTYSTRLFKKGGVELSTAPSVFAAFVPTASQWRTERVDLRAYAGTGIRLAFVTNNQYGNNMYVDSIRTETLVTPSKLVVTAQPTGTRLVNTPFSITLQTQDSANVVRPVLDSVTVTVSLSNGTGVLGGTLTRVIPKSASSVTFSDLTYNNVEQGVTLSFAANSGAGLSSVTTTALNFGSPLSANYRRVTTRGVYSSLNNPIGSGITDPDDGSVSLTIPFSANFNGKAYTTVNAGSNGVLSFEGSAASATNSALFTTAAPVAALAPWWDDLILIGADSLRSSVRGTEPNRVFTVEYANVRDYWSNTGATGATLNYQVRIYEGSNLVEFVYGPKNGTTFATLSSASIGMKGSVGGSGDFIDATTGSTTVGVSTLTSSAQFPQSGVVYRFVPTSGVRATDSAVAVMAAGTASMTSFGSTGVSCLADVSASSETAKAAFFNHFPLFSALPSGVTGILEFHYVLSNGGTFTNGVLKGAVSKFATSLASNRLVWLYRADSSAAWASLGGTVVNDSLVTTAPLTAFGEFAIGYTEPVASIAEEKKARPTNFELGQNYPNPFNPSTSIKYALPQSSTVLLKVYDMLGREVSTLVDGRKEAGSYTAVFNAQNLSSGVYFYRLQAGSFNQTRKMILIK from the coding sequence ATGAGAAAATATTTTCTCATCGCGTCGTTGTTATTGGTTATCGCTTCCAATGCAATTGCACAGGAAAGCCGAGAAACCTATTACAACGGTTCGCGAGTCGAGTCTCTAACACCCGTATATTCACAAGTTTTTGTCAAGTTCCGTTCAACGGTCAGTAAGGCAAAGGCAAAGTCGGTGGTTAATGCCAGCGTTTCTTTGATGCCGCTTGATGAATCGAAAATCGGTGCTGGAAATAAAGTAATTCTTTCAGTAAAGAGCGACTACCGAATTGGTCAAAAAGCATCTCAGGCTTTGCAGGGAATTCGCCAAAACCCTGATGTTGAAGCCGCCTATTTTGCATATACCGATAAAACGGGGGATGTTTATTACGTGACCAATGAAGTCATTGTTGCACCCCTAAAAGGAGCTTCAACTCAATTTGCGTCAGTCTTAAGTGCAGGTGGTTATGAGGTAATGGAGAGAATCGGGTCAGGTACTGATTTTGAAACCTTCATCATTCGTACCTCTGAAAACCCGTTTAAGGTATCAAAAGCCCTTTATGAAAGTGGATATGCAAAGTATGCTCATCCCAATTTCACACAAATGGCAACGGTTGCTTCTTTCCAAGAAAAGCCTTCTCAAGAGGATCCAAAAAAGGGAAAAAAAGTTAAAAAGGATACTGAATCTGCTTCAGTCATTGATGAGCCTTTGCTAAGAAGCCCCAAAGGAAAAGGGAAAGTTAGAGTAAAGTCCGCCGCAACTTCTGTAGAGAAAAAAGATGCCGAGGTATTTCAAACGGTTGAAGACTTGCAGCGCGGAGAGTTTCCGGCAGTTCGTCCGGAGCAAGCAAAAAAGGTTGGTTCAAGAAATAAAGAACTACCATCTATTTTTTCAACCTTTACTCCGAACGATCCGAATTATACCAGTCAATGGTGGCTGAATAACACGGGTCAATTTGGCGGAATTCCGGGCTCGGATGTCGATGCTCCTGAAGCTTGGTTTTTAGCTCAAGGGGATACAAATATTGTCGTTTCTGTTTGGGACGCAGGTGGATATGACTACACACATTATGAATTAGAAGGAAAAGTGATTAATCCTTACGACGCGGCTCGTGACGATAATGATCCCGCCCCTCAAAATTCAAACTCAAATCACGGAACGCCGTGTACCGGAATTATAGCAGCGTTAACCAATAATGGACGCGGTGTTTCCTCAATTGGAAATGGCATAAAAGTGATGCCGGTTGATATCGCGACCGTCGCTCCTGATGCAAACGGTTCGTTTGGAACCGATGATGCAACTTTGACACGCGCAGCCGCAAGAGTGGTGGCTACACCGGGCGTTGCTGCTGTAAGTAACAGCTGGGGCGGCGGCGGAGTTACTGCAGGTCGTTTAGCTGCTGTTGAAAATGTTCGATTAAATGCACGAGGTGGAAAAGGCGCTTTGGTACTTGCATCAACCGGAAACGGGGGAACGTCAACGGTCAATGGTTACCCTGCAAATGCACCGTTTGTTATTGGCGTGGGTGCAATTACTTATCGCGACCGCCGCGCCTCTTTTTCGCAATGGGGAGATTCGTTAGATGTTGTAGCTCCGGGTGACTTTTCCGGACCTTCGAGCGGTATTTTGACCATAGACCGTAGAGGTGCTGATGGATATGATGCCGGTGATACAACAAATTTTGGCGGTACATCAGCGGCATGTCCGGTAGCAGCAGGTTTAGTCGGTTTAATTGCCTCAGCAGATACAAATTTGACTGCCGCTCAACTCTCACAAATTCTTGAAAGCACCTCTGAAAAGGTTGCAGGATATTCATTTGTAAATTATCCCGGTCGGCCAAATGGTACTTGGAATAATGAATTAGGTTACGGACGTGTAAACGCTCGTCGTGCGATTGAAGCCGCACAAGGTAAGAGCGGGTTTTCATTCCTTTCGCCTCTTCCGGGAACTGTCTGGAAAACGGGTGCAAGCGAAACCGTTCGTTGGGCAACGAGCGGCACTGTTTCTGGAAATGTGAAGCTTTTATTGAAAAAGGCCGGAACAGTTGTCGATACCATTAGTCTCTCTTCAGATAACAATGGCACCGCAACCTATACAGTAAAAAGTGATCTGGCTTTAGGCGCTGATTACACCGTTCAAATTAGTAATCAATCTGGGACAGTATCTGCAACCAGTGCACCTTTTGGAGTTTCTAATTCAAAAGCATTTAGAGAAACATATCCGCTATCGTTTGTCAACTCGACAATCGGAACTTATACCGATTTGGGCGCGAATGGAAATGCCATTACACCGGCTAATAACGATGACAGTAATTCTGACCCTGTTCCCATTGGGTTTGATTTTAATTATGCGGGTAATGTCTTTAGTTCCTTCGTACTCAACACCAATGGATTTGTGAAATTGGGTTCTTCGCCAACTTCCAAGCCGGATCTTTTTCCTGCCGGTATCCGTGATCAAACCACTGTGGGTAGTGCGCTTTGGAGCACTGATACGGCGGATGTCAATATTCTTTCTCCGTTCAATGTGGACTTAATCGGAACCGATTCAGTTGAATACCGTGTGTTCACTTCCGGTAGTGCGCCAAATCGAGTAACAACGGTTCAATTCAAAAATGTTCGTGAAAAGAAAGATACATCAGCAACTTTGGGTGTTCGCCAATACACCGCGATGAATTTCCAAGTGAAACTCTACGAAACAACCAACAATGTCGAGTTTTCGTACGGTGCTTTTACGCCAAATACCAATCCGGGAGAATTTAGAACGGCGGTTGTAGGGATGAAATCGGTTTCACCGGCAGAGGGTGTTTCTGTTTTCAAAGGGTCTGGAACTGCTTGGAATGCTGCGGGTATTTTAACTGAAGGAAGCGATAGGGCGAACTACCGGAACAATGTCAATATTGCCAATGGACAAAGGTATCTTTTTGTGAATTCACAAAACGCACCAACCCCGGTTAAGTTAGTTGTTCAAACTATTCCTTCTCGGCCGATTATCAATCAACCATTTTCTGCGGTTGTGCAAGTTCAATCCGCCGATGGAACGCCGACCAATGTGACTGGAGAGACCACCGTTCAAGTATCCGTAACAAATGGTACTGGCAATTTTACTGGAACGGCTTCGGTCACTTTCTACCCTTGGGACAATACCAAGACAATCACCGGATTGCGATATGATAAAGCGGAAACGGGATTAAACTTTAATGCAACTGTTGCTTCAGGGCCGAGTTTGACTGCGGCTTCGATTCCTTTAACCGTTCGGGCAACTCCCGCAAGGTTGAACTTTAATCAAAATTTAGTTTCAAACACACAAGGAACCTACACTGAACTTGGTTCTGCAGATGGAACCGTGATTGCAACAGCAAATACCGATGACGCAAATTCGGCACCGATTTCAATTGGTTTCCCATTTGTGTTTCGAGGCTCAACTTTTAATGAATTCGTGTTTAACACCAATGGATTCATTAAGCTCGGTTCAGATGCGCCTTCAAAAGCGAACCTCTTTATTGAAACACCGCAAGACCAAACTGGTCTTAATGGCGCGATTGCAAGTATTGCAGAAGCAGATTCAAATATCATTTCGGTATTGAATCATGATTTGCAAGCAGGTACGCTGGGGGCTGAATACCGAGTACACACTACCGGAACTGAGCCAAACCGAGTGACCACTATTCAATGGAAGAATGTTCGCGACAAAAACCGCACGGGTATTACGACTCCGGGTCTGCAATTTAACAATGTGAATTTCCAACTCAAACTCTATGAAACATCAAATGATGTTGAATTTGTCTATGGAACATTCACAGGAAGCACGAGTACCGGAGCGTTTCGAACTTTTGGTGTCGGATTAAAAGGCGCGGATACGGTAGGAACGCAAGTGATAATTTTGCAAAAAGGCTCGGGAACCGCGTGGGCATCTGCACTTATTCAAAGATTTGCTGCAGGAACTTTGAATATGTCAAGAACAGCCACTGCGGGATTACCAACCTCAGGAAGAACGATTCGTTTTGTTTCTGAAAAACCACCGACATTTGTGCAAGTTGTGCCAATTGGCGGAACTGTAAGTGCAGGTCAAGAATTTACCTTAACCGCTAGAACTTTTGATAACGCAAATTTTAGGCAAGGCGTTACAACCGAAACGCAGCTTTCGGTTTCAGTGGCTTCAGGTTCTGCAACGCTTGGTGGTACAACAACCGTGACGCTCCAACCCGGGCAATCCGAAGCTATTTTTACCGGATTGACACTCAATACATCTAGCTCTGATAGTGTGTCACTTCAAGTGAGTGCAAGCAGTGGAATGACCCTAACAGCCGGAACGAGTAACCGATTTTTGGTTTCTGTTTCTCTTCCGAATGGTGTTTCGGAAAATTTCACCGCAACAACCTTCCCGCCAACAGGGTGGCAAGTTGCAAACCCTGATGCAGGGTCAATTACTTGGGGACGTTCAACCGCAGGTTTTCCAACAGGCGGTTCTGCCTTCATGAATCACTGGGATTATGAAGAAGTGGGTGAACGCGATACACTTAAAACACCACTATTTCTTGTTTCAAATAATGTTGGTTTGGGATTTGAAGTGGCGTATTCAACATTCACCGATGCTCCGGATACATTGGAGGTTTGGGCTTCGTTGGATTCAGGTAAAACTTATAGCACGCGTCTCTTCAAAAAGGGCGGTGTTGAACTTTCAACGGCACCATCTGTTTTTGCAGCATTTGTTCCAACGGCATCACAATGGAGAACGGAACGCGTTGATTTGCGGGCTTATGCAGGAACAGGTATTCGATTGGCGTTTGTGACGAATAATCAATATGGCAACAATATGTATGTTGATAGCATTCGTACAGAAACTTTGGTAACACCATCTAAATTGGTTGTAACTGCTCAGCCTACAGGTACGAGGTTGGTTAATACGCCATTTAGCATTACACTTCAAACCCAAGATTCTGCGAATGTGGTTCGGCCTGTGCTCGATTCAGTTACGGTTACCGTTTCTTTAAGTAATGGAACCGGCGTTTTGGGAGGCACATTAACACGTGTTATTCCAAAAAGTGCGAGTAGCGTTACCTTTAGTGATTTGACCTATAATAATGTTGAGCAAGGGGTCACACTGTCGTTTGCAGCGAATAGTGGTGCTGGTTTAAGCTCGGTTACAACAACCGCCTTAAATTTTGGTTCGCCGCTTTCAGCCAATTATAGACGAGTGACGACGAGAGGGGTTTACTCTTCACTCAATAATCCAATCGGTTCAGGGATTACTGATCCCGATGATGGGTCAGTTTCACTAACAATTCCATTTAGTGCAAACTTTAATGGAAAGGCTTACACAACTGTGAACGCAGGTTCAAACGGGGTCTTATCTTTCGAAGGTTCAGCCGCAAGTGCGACAAATAGCGCACTCTTTACGACCGCTGCACCTGTAGCTGCACTTGCACCTTGGTGGGATGATCTCATCTTGATTGGTGCGGATTCATTACGCTCCTCAGTACGTGGCACTGAGCCGAATCGTGTCTTTACCGTTGAATATGCTAATGTTCGAGATTACTGGAGCAACACTGGCGCAACGGGTGCCACACTTAACTACCAAGTTCGAATTTATGAAGGAAGTAATTTGGTGGAGTTTGTTTACGGACCAAAGAACGGAACAACTTTTGCGACGCTTTCGTCAGCCTCAATTGGTATGAAAGGTTCTGTAGGAGGCTCAGGTGACTTTATCGACGCGACAACGGGCTCAACAACCGTTGGGGTTTCAACCTTAACTTCTTCGGCACAATTTCCACAATCAGGCGTTGTCTATCGTTTTGTTCCAACTTCCGGTGTAAGAGCCACAGATAGTGCCGTAGCGGTTATGGCTGCTGGCACAGCATCTATGACTTCATTTGGAAGTACCGGGGTTTCTTGCTTAGCGGATGTTAGCGCTTCAAGTGAAACTGCGAAGGCAGCCTTCTTTAATCACTTCCCGCTGTTTTCAGCGTTGCCAAGTGGTGTTACCGGAATATTGGAGTTCCATTATGTTCTCTCGAACGGAGGAACTTTCACAAACGGTGTGCTCAAAGGTGCTGTAAGTAAATTCGCAACATCTTTGGCTTCAAATCGATTGGTTTGGCTTTATCGTGCAGATTCTTCAGCGGCTTGGGCATCGCTTGGCGGTACAGTTGTGAACGATTCGCTTGTAACAACAGCTCCATTAACCGCATTTGGAGAGTTTGCTATAGGCTATACCGAACCTGTAGCATCAATTGCAGAGGAAAAGAAAGCAAGGCCAACCAATTTTGAGTTAGGTCAAAACTATCCAAATCCATTTAACCCGAGTACTTCGATTAAGTATGCCTTACCGCAGTCCTCAACCGTGTTGCTGAAGGTCTATGATATGCTTGGTCGCGAAGTCTCAACTTTGGTTGATGGAAGAAAAGAAGCCGGCTCTTATACTGCTGTGTTTAATGCGCAAAATCTTTCAAGCGGTGTCTATTTCTACCGTTTGCAAGCCGGTTCATTCAACCAAACGCGCAAAATGATTCTCATCAAATAA
- a CDS encoding aspartate carbamoyltransferase catalytic subunit, whose amino-acid sequence MNHLLGLRGEKKENIQKILDLAKVYVPSNPDDTPTNYKILAGHTIVLAFFENSTRTRISFDLAARRLGAGVINFSSSGTSVQKGETLADTIFTLQSMRVSAFVVRHSDSGTAEILSRLTHKPILNAGDGMHEHPTQALLDMLTLEQSFGKLEGIRVLILGDILHSRVARSNIFGLTTMGAKVGVCAPPTFLPVGIETWGNEENPIEIFTDVKKAVKWCDAVIVLRLQLEREAAGYIPSIREYRNFFSLTDDALVAASREVFVMHPGPVNREIEISGTVADRVDIDAPIGGLSGSLILKQVSNGVAVRMAALQLLLSPNTMN is encoded by the coding sequence ATGAATCACTTACTCGGTTTGCGCGGAGAAAAGAAAGAGAACATCCAAAAAATTTTAGATTTGGCGAAAGTTTATGTCCCGAGTAACCCCGATGACACTCCAACGAATTATAAGATTTTAGCAGGTCATACGATTGTGTTGGCTTTTTTTGAAAATTCAACCAGAACACGAATTTCTTTTGACTTGGCAGCAAGAAGGTTGGGAGCGGGTGTGATAAATTTCTCGTCTTCGGGCACAAGTGTTCAAAAAGGGGAAACTTTAGCCGATACCATTTTTACATTGCAATCAATGCGCGTAAGTGCGTTTGTTGTTCGTCACAGTGACTCCGGCACTGCGGAAATTCTTTCGCGATTGACGCATAAACCCATATTGAATGCCGGAGACGGAATGCATGAACATCCAACCCAAGCGTTGCTTGATATGCTGACACTGGAGCAAAGTTTCGGAAAGCTTGAAGGGATTCGTGTTTTGATTTTAGGGGATATTTTACATTCAAGGGTTGCGCGTTCAAATATTTTTGGGCTTACGACGATGGGAGCAAAAGTAGGTGTTTGCGCCCCGCCAACATTTTTGCCGGTAGGAATTGAAACTTGGGGTAATGAAGAAAACCCGATTGAGATTTTTACCGATGTAAAAAAAGCCGTGAAATGGTGCGATGCCGTTATTGTGCTGCGGTTACAATTGGAAAGAGAAGCAGCCGGTTACATTCCTTCGATACGAGAATACAGAAATTTTTTCTCGCTTACGGATGATGCCCTTGTCGCCGCAAGCCGTGAAGTATTTGTAATGCATCCGGGACCTGTAAATCGAGAAATTGAAATTTCGGGAACTGTGGCAGACCGAGTGGATATTGATGCACCGATTGGCGGGCTTTCGGGAAGTTTAATCTTAAAACAAGTTTCAAATGGCGTTGCAGTGAGAATGGCGGCTCTTCAACTCCTTTTATCTCCAAATACAATGAATTAA
- the mutL gene encoding DNA mismatch repair endonuclease MutL: MDSIIKKLPDSIANKISAGEVVTRPSSAVKELLENSVDAGADEITLIIKESGKSLIQIIDNGCGMNEEDAVMAFERFATSKIKEVDDLENLHTLGFRGEALPSIASVSQIEMKTKIREAQLATMIRMNGGVMESLEKAAAPDGTSIAIKNLYFNVPARRKFLKSNATEFKHIYDCIVSQALANPDIAYTFISDGDEVFKFKDESLLERLDVLYGSRFSESLFAVEETNDFMTIKGYIGKPALLKRTKNDQFLFVNQRVVQHRAITHAISTAYGELLGEREQPFYLLFLSIRPSRVDVNVHPSKMEVKFDDERGVYNMVHAVIRRAVMKMDASPALAMGEIPDRYKAMLPQNDHEDAIQKATSNFSFKRLGYNDRDGDSGSTRRLYNDYQAFQKRGERFFEKTTHSASRVSQEEELSRLVPQVYPEQQNEVVSPPPRNNSNQGNNPELLGEVFNQKLHALSENTHWQLHNKYILTHIRSGLMLIDQHVAHERILYERALKVMNSGIPNSQQLLFPQRVELKPWEMELMKRIEIDLKCLGFSFRYFGDNTVVLEGIPPDVKPGTEERIFHELLEQSAEYQEKLQLDGRDNVAKSYACRSSIMAGDKLSQKEMSTLVDQLFATSMPYVCPHGRPIIIKITTEELDRMFGRT, from the coding sequence ATGGATTCTATTATAAAGAAATTACCTGATTCAATTGCCAATAAAATATCGGCAGGCGAAGTCGTAACACGCCCAAGCTCGGCAGTAAAAGAATTGCTTGAAAACAGCGTCGATGCCGGTGCGGATGAAATTACTTTAATCATCAAGGAATCGGGGAAATCTTTAATTCAAATTATTGATAATGGTTGCGGGATGAATGAAGAAGATGCGGTGATGGCATTCGAGCGATTCGCAACAAGCAAAATCAAAGAGGTTGATGATCTTGAAAATCTTCATACGCTTGGATTTAGAGGGGAAGCTTTACCAAGCATTGCTTCTGTTTCGCAGATTGAAATGAAAACGAAAATACGCGAGGCTCAACTTGCAACAATGATTCGAATGAATGGCGGTGTGATGGAGAGTTTAGAAAAAGCCGCAGCACCCGATGGAACAAGCATTGCAATTAAAAATCTTTACTTCAATGTTCCCGCAAGGCGAAAATTTTTAAAGTCAAACGCTACGGAATTCAAACATATCTATGACTGTATTGTTTCGCAGGCGTTAGCTAACCCCGATATCGCATATACTTTTATTTCTGATGGCGATGAGGTTTTTAAATTCAAAGATGAAAGCCTCTTGGAAAGGCTTGATGTTCTCTATGGCAGCAGATTTTCGGAGAGTTTGTTTGCTGTTGAAGAGACCAATGATTTTATGACCATCAAAGGCTATATCGGGAAACCCGCCTTGCTAAAGCGAACAAAGAACGATCAGTTTTTATTTGTGAATCAACGGGTTGTTCAACATCGTGCGATTACGCATGCAATCTCAACTGCGTATGGTGAACTGTTGGGCGAGCGAGAACAACCATTTTATTTACTTTTTCTATCCATACGCCCATCTCGCGTTGATGTGAATGTTCATCCCTCGAAAATGGAAGTGAAGTTTGATGATGAGCGAGGGGTTTACAATATGGTGCACGCAGTCATTCGAAGAGCCGTAATGAAAATGGATGCTTCGCCTGCTCTTGCGATGGGTGAAATACCCGATCGTTACAAAGCGATGCTGCCTCAAAACGATCATGAAGACGCGATTCAAAAGGCGACCTCTAATTTTTCATTTAAACGATTGGGGTATAATGACCGCGATGGCGACTCCGGTTCAACTCGCCGGCTTTACAATGATTATCAAGCCTTTCAAAAAAGAGGCGAGCGATTTTTTGAAAAGACAACACATTCTGCTTCGCGTGTTTCGCAGGAAGAAGAGCTTTCAAGACTTGTTCCTCAAGTTTATCCTGAACAGCAAAATGAAGTAGTTTCACCGCCACCGCGAAACAATTCAAATCAAGGTAACAATCCTGAATTGTTGGGCGAGGTGTTTAATCAAAAACTTCATGCGCTAAGTGAAAACACGCATTGGCAACTTCACAACAAGTACATTCTTACGCATATTCGAAGTGGGTTGATGCTCATCGATCAGCATGTCGCGCATGAACGCATTTTGTATGAGCGGGCATTGAAGGTGATGAATTCTGGTATTCCGAATTCGCAGCAATTGCTCTTTCCGCAAAGGGTGGAGTTAAAGCCTTGGGAAATGGAATTAATGAAACGGATTGAAATCGATTTAAAGTGCTTGGGCTTTTCATTCCGTTACTTTGGAGATAACACGGTTGTTCTAGAAGGGATTCCGCCGGATGTCAAACCCGGAACGGAGGAAAGAATTTTTCATGAGCTTTTAGAGCAATCGGCGGAGTATCAAGAAAAACTGCAATTGGATGGACGAGACAATGTGGCGAAATCATACGCCTGTCGAAGTTCGATAATGGCTGGAGATAAACTGAGTCAGAAGGAGATGTCCACTTTGGTTGACCAACTTTTTGCGACTTCAATGCCCTATGTATGCCCTCACGGAAGACCTATCATCATCAAAATCACGACGGAAGAATTGGATCGGATGTTTGGCCGGACTTGA